In Edaphobacter dinghuensis, one genomic interval encodes:
- a CDS encoding PAS domain S-box protein, with protein sequence MPQTPFVNTASPASSPQAGSSAASGLDFAALLDAAPDAIITYDRDFRILYANPQAIRISQLDADGSIGKTYWDIRPESRGTILEENFLAAMRHRVSRQFEFYCAPIGVWMDVLVMPFADGVAVFYKDISVAKLARDTRDIATKRLQQMFDAMPDSIVCLDRAWNFTFANWRAVDMFASGPLTGENFWYSLHRGVLEPFRSNYRKAMEQRVPTEFEAYYPEPVNLWLNIQSVPTDDGIIVFFRNITERRRGEEALRESEARYRLLTELNPQMIWMASDGTGVSYTNQRLLDYAGLSPNDNSNRDWLAIIHPEDQPLLLAAWQRVHASGEMLDVQLRLRQKSTGEYRWFLCRALPVPDDFTTGRRWLGVCIDIHDYRLTVEALGTSEARYRALIELNPQALWMSDAHGKITYANRGFSDYLGFTTADLDHWITAFHRDDRARILETWSQCVAAGSEYDNEARLIRARDGQSRWWWIRARPIRDASGAVLHWLGVAIDIDDRKTFAEMLLQKQAETERQRAELETIYDTAPVGLALFDPVEFRYLRVNDHQAAVIGLPKDKILGRSILEIAPLEGLKELFQQVAAGNTVRNNILEGELPTRPGQHRFWSVNYSPIYSADGKIEAIAAVVVEITHQKKAENALIQSEKLAAVGRLASSISHEINNPLEAITNLLYLIALTDDLSPSARAYVQTAQSELSRVCQIATQTLRFHRQAVRATNVTAAELVNAVLNLYQGRLANSSIKVEACYATTTRILCFENDIRQVLNNLIANAIDAMRQGGRLIVRAHDATDESRGKSRHGIRITIADTGHGMSPEVRARLFEPFYTTKDLNGTGLGLWISAGIVRRHQGRLSFRSTQHPIHHGTIFSLFLPWAEEPSPPVSQ encoded by the coding sequence ATGCCACAAACGCCTTTCGTGAATACGGCGTCACCTGCATCTTCTCCGCAAGCGGGCTCTTCTGCGGCATCGGGTCTGGACTTCGCCGCGCTTCTCGACGCCGCGCCCGACGCCATCATCACCTACGACCGCGACTTCCGTATCCTCTACGCGAACCCTCAGGCCATTCGTATCAGCCAGTTGGACGCGGACGGTTCCATCGGAAAAACCTACTGGGACATACGTCCGGAATCGCGCGGCACCATCCTCGAAGAAAACTTTCTGGCTGCCATGCGCCATCGCGTCTCGCGCCAGTTCGAGTTTTATTGTGCTCCCATCGGCGTCTGGATGGATGTTCTTGTAATGCCCTTTGCGGACGGCGTCGCCGTCTTCTATAAGGACATCTCTGTCGCGAAACTGGCCAGAGACACTCGCGACATCGCAACCAAGCGTCTCCAGCAGATGTTCGATGCGATGCCGGATTCGATCGTCTGCCTCGATCGCGCCTGGAACTTCACCTTCGCCAACTGGCGCGCGGTCGATATGTTTGCCTCGGGCCCATTAACTGGTGAAAATTTTTGGTACTCCCTGCATCGCGGCGTATTGGAGCCCTTCCGCTCCAACTATCGCAAAGCCATGGAGCAGCGCGTCCCAACCGAGTTCGAGGCCTACTATCCCGAGCCGGTCAACCTCTGGCTCAACATCCAGTCGGTCCCCACCGACGACGGCATCATCGTCTTCTTCCGCAATATCACCGAGCGCCGCCGCGGAGAAGAAGCCCTTCGCGAAAGCGAGGCCCGCTATCGCCTGCTCACCGAGCTCAACCCCCAGATGATCTGGATGGCTTCGGACGGCACCGGCGTCAGCTACACCAACCAGCGTCTGCTCGACTACGCCGGCCTCTCTCCCAACGACAACTCCAACCGGGACTGGCTCGCCATCATTCATCCGGAGGACCAGCCGCTGCTGCTCGCCGCCTGGCAGCGCGTTCATGCCAGCGGCGAGATGCTGGACGTTCAGCTTCGCCTCCGGCAGAAGTCTACGGGAGAGTACCGCTGGTTTCTCTGCCGTGCGCTTCCCGTTCCCGACGACTTCACCACTGGCCGCCGCTGGCTGGGCGTCTGCATCGACATCCACGACTACCGGCTCACCGTCGAAGCGTTGGGCACCAGCGAGGCCCGCTACCGCGCATTGATCGAGCTCAACCCGCAGGCCCTTTGGATGAGCGACGCCCATGGCAAGATCACTTACGCCAACCGTGGGTTCAGCGACTATCTCGGCTTTACCACCGCAGACCTCGATCACTGGATCACCGCCTTCCATCGCGACGACCGCGCCCGCATCCTCGAAACATGGAGCCAATGTGTCGCTGCCGGCTCCGAGTACGACAACGAAGCCCGCCTCATCCGCGCCCGCGATGGCCAGTCGCGTTGGTGGTGGATCCGCGCACGGCCCATCCGCGATGCATCCGGCGCCGTCCTCCACTGGCTCGGCGTCGCCATCGACATCGACGACCGCAAGACCTTCGCCGAGATGCTGCTGCAAAAGCAGGCCGAGACCGAGCGCCAGCGCGCCGAGCTTGAGACCATCTACGACACCGCTCCCGTCGGCCTTGCGCTCTTCGATCCGGTCGAGTTCCGCTACCTGCGCGTCAACGACCATCAGGCCGCGGTCATTGGCCTGCCCAAAGATAAGATTCTCGGTCGCTCCATCCTCGAGATCGCGCCGCTGGAAGGGCTGAAGGAGCTGTTTCAACAGGTCGCCGCAGGCAATACCGTCAGAAATAACATCCTCGAAGGCGAACTGCCCACCCGTCCCGGCCAGCATCGCTTCTGGAGCGTTAACTACTCTCCCATTTACAGTGCCGATGGAAAGATCGAGGCCATCGCCGCCGTCGTCGTCGAGATCACTCATCAAAAGAAGGCGGAGAACGCCCTCATTCAAAGCGAGAAGCTCGCCGCTGTCGGTCGCCTCGCCAGCTCCATCTCGCACGAGATCAATAACCCGCTCGAAGCCATCACCAATCTGCTCTACCTGATCGCACTCACCGACGATCTATCGCCATCCGCGCGGGCCTACGTGCAGACGGCGCAGAGCGAGCTCTCCCGCGTCTGCCAGATCGCCACGCAGACACTCCGCTTCCATCGTCAGGCTGTCCGCGCCACCAATGTTACGGCAGCCGAGCTTGTCAACGCCGTGCTCAATCTCTATCAGGGCCGTCTCGCCAACTCGAGCATCAAGGTCGAAGCCTGCTACGCCACCACGACGCGCATCCTCTGCTTCGAAAACGACATCCGCCAGGTGCTCAACAACCTGATCGCTAACGCCATCGACGCCATGCGTCAGGGCGGCCGTCTCATCGTTCGCGCCCACGATGCCACCGACGAGTCACGCGGCAAGAGCCGTCATGGCATCCGCATCACCATCGCCGACACCGGTCACGGCATGTCGCCCGAGGTGCGTGCGCGCCTCTTCGAACCCTTCTACACCACCAAAGACCTCAACGGCACCGGCCTCGGCCTCTGGATCTCCGCCGGAATCGTGCGTCGCCACCAGGGCCGTCTCAGCTTTCGCAGCACGCAGCATCCGATCCATCACGGCACCATCTTCTCGCTCTTCCTGCCCTGGGCAGAAGAACCATCCCCGCCAGTCTCTCAGTAA
- a CDS encoding YceH family protein, with translation MTLDPIQLRVLGSLIEKEIATPENYPLSLNALVNACNQRSSRDPVLNLTEDEVRQAIHSLEDLKLTSSVHDSRVPKYEHRIRTVLNLRRDETAVLCLLMLRGPQTPGELRSRADRLYTFDDIGAVTSTLERLASRPEPSDATQTPDATGPLVVMLSRQPGARESRYMHLLGGPIAVTAPRASWSQPLPDTSHGASSSRELLAALEQEVVALRATVAALESRIEQLESRHLSQPLPSTEAIE, from the coding sequence ATGACGCTCGACCCCATCCAGCTTCGCGTGCTCGGTTCATTGATCGAAAAAGAGATTGCCACGCCGGAAAATTATCCGCTCTCGCTCAACGCTCTGGTCAACGCCTGCAATCAGCGATCGAGCCGCGATCCCGTGCTCAATCTGACCGAGGATGAGGTGCGTCAGGCGATCCACTCGCTCGAAGACCTCAAGCTTACCTCGTCCGTCCACGATAGCCGGGTGCCCAAGTACGAGCACCGCATCCGCACCGTGCTGAACCTTCGCCGCGACGAGACCGCCGTTCTCTGCCTGCTGATGCTGCGCGGCCCGCAGACTCCCGGCGAGCTGCGCAGCCGCGCCGACCGCCTCTACACCTTCGACGACATCGGAGCCGTCACCAGCACGCTCGAGCGCCTCGCCTCCCGTCCCGAACCATCCGACGCCACGCAGACTCCCGACGCCACCGGCCCGCTCGTCGTCATGCTGTCGCGTCAACCCGGTGCACGCGAGTCCCGTTACATGCATCTGCTCGGCGGACCCATCGCAGTAACTGCACCCCGGGCCTCGTGGTCGCAGCCTCTTCCCGATACCAGCCACGGCGCAAGCTCTTCGCGGGAGCTGCTCGCCGCCCTCGAACAAGAGGTCGTGGCCCTGCGCGCCACGGTCGCCGCGCTCGAGTCGCGTATCGAGCAGCTCGAGTCCCGCCATCTCTCGCAGCCTCTTCCCAGTACCGAGGCCATAGAATAG